A single region of the Vicia villosa cultivar HV-30 ecotype Madison, WI linkage group LG4, Vvil1.0, whole genome shotgun sequence genome encodes:
- the LOC131595713 gene encoding endoglucanase 13-like, which translates to MLSLKMSQNSVLMSLRNIFIFILVCCSYMVQNVASDDYGTALTKSLLFFEGQRSGVLPKKQRLKWRGDSALKDGQDVGMDLVGGYYDAGDNLKLGFPMAYTITMLSWSVIEFKDKLESKKELNNALYAIKWGTNYLIKAHPEPNVLYGENGDPDSDHECWERPEDMATPRTSYKIDEQHPGSDLAAETAAALASASIAFWSVDSKYVSTLLTHAQQLFDFANNHQGLYQNSIPPAGKIYSSSGYKDELLWAAAWLHRATNMKKYLDYIGNSGDNGGVRSMFSWDDKYVGAQVLIAKLVLEGKVESSGIWGQYKSNAEQFICSCAQKSNQNIQKTPGGLLWFLPWANNQYVASATLAISTYSQYLSSNKASLQCNGGAVSPSDLASFVKSQVDYILGSNPQKMSYMVGYGSNYPQQVHHRGASIVSIKRDRSPVSCKDGIDKWLNKNAPNPNVLEGAVVSPDQNDGFSDNRNNYQQGEPATTAVAPLVGVLAFLA; encoded by the exons ATGTTGTCTCTCAAAATGTCACAAAACAGTGTGTTGATGTCACTAAgaaatattttcattttcattcttGTTTGTTGCTCTTATATGGTTCAAAATGTTGCTTCTGATGATTATGGAACAGCACTTACAAAAAGTTTGTTGTTTTTTGAGGGTCAACGTTCAGGTGTGTTGCCTAAGAAACAAAGACTGAAATGGAGAGGAGATTCTGCACTTAAAGATGGTCAAGATGTTGGG ATGGACCTGGTGGGAGGATACTATGACGCTGGAGACAACTTGAAACTTGGATTTCCAATGGCATATACCATAACAATGTTATCATGGAGTGTAATCGAGTTTAAGGACAAACTTGAAAGTAAGAAGGAGCTTAATAATGCATTATATGCTATAAAATGGGGAACAAACTATTTGATAAAAGCACATCCAGAACCAAATGTATTGTATGGAGAAAATGGTGATCCTGATTCAGATCATGAATGTTGGGAAAGACCCGAGGATATGGCAACACCAAGGACTTCTTATAAGATTGATGAACAGCATCCTGGTTCTGATCTAGCTGCTGAAACTGCTGCTGCTTTGGCTTCTGCTTCAATTGCTTTTTGGTCTGTCGACTCAAAATATGTATCCACACTGCTTACTCATGCACAGCAA ctGTTTGATTTTGCAAATAATCATCAAGGCCTCTACCAAAATAGCATCCCACCCGCAGGAAAAATATATTCCAGCAGTGGATATAAG GATGAATTACTTTGGGCAGCAGCATGGCTTCACCGCGCGACAAACATGAAAAAATACCTTGATTACATTGGAAATTCAGGTGACAATGGTGGTGTGAGATCAATGTTCAGTTGGGATGACAAGTATGTTGGTGCACAAGTTCTTATTGCAAAG CTTGTTTTAGAGGGAAAAGTAGAGTCTTCAGGAATTTGGGGTCAATACAAATCAAATGCAGAACAATTCATATGTTCATGTGCGCAAAAATCGAACCAAAACATACAGAAAACACCAGGAGGGTTATTATGGTTTCTACCATGGGCTAATAATCAATATGTTGCTTCTGCTACACTTGCAATATCCACTTACtctcaatatttgtcttcaaataaAGCATCTCTCCAATGTAATGGCGGTGCTGTTTCTCCTTCTGATCTCGCATCTTTTGTTAAATCTCAAGTGGACTACATATTGGGTTCTAATCCACAAAAAATGAGTTACATGGTGGGTTATGGCTCGAATTACCCACAACAAGTTCATCATAGAGGAGCATCAATTGTGTCGATTAAAAGAGATAGGTCACCGGTTTCATGCAAAGATGGGATTGACAAATGGTTAAATAAAAATGCACCAAATCCTAATGTATTGGAAGGTGCTGTTGTGAGTCCAGATCAGAATGACGGTTTTAGTGATAATAGGAATAATTATCAACAAGGAGAACCAGCTACTACTGCTGTTGCACCTTTAGTTGGTGTTCTTGCTTTTCTAGCTTAA
- the LOC131595714 gene encoding geraniol 8-hydroxylase-like has protein sequence MEPLNCILLFLITFIFLKFLHSLVTKQHNLPPGPQGLPIIGNLHQLGQKPHQTLATLSKTHGPIMTLKLGQITTIVMSSSQTAKSVLQINDQHLSNRTVRDAMRGANHHNYSLPFLPLSQRWKDLRKICNNLLFSNKNLDSNQTLRHNKLLELSNDIYESAAKFEAVNIGRLAFKTTINMLSNTIYSVDLIPSSDKAGEFKEIVTNIMKEVGRANVADCFPVLKILDPVGIRRRTGEYFGKLLDDFRGLVDERLKMRELKGYYGKSDMLDTMLNDENKNGDKYEDKIERLSVDLFVAGTDTVTSTVEWAMAELLHNPNVMSKAKSEINQLIGKGNLVQESDIANLPYLQAIVKETFRLHPAVPLLLPRKAEIDLEINGYKVPKGAQVLVNVWAIGRDPSLWDNPNEFLPERFLGSDIDFKGRNFELIPFGSGRRICPGLPLAIRVMFLMLGLFINCFDWELEGGIKPQDMNMDDKFGLTLEKAQPLLAVPIKVSNS, from the exons ATGGAACCTCTCAACTGCATACTCCTCTTTCTCATCACCTTCATCTTCCTCAAATTCCTCCACTCCCTTGTCACAAAACAACACAACCTCCCACCAGGTCCACAAGGTCTCCCCATCATAGGCAACCTCCATCAACTAGGCCAAAAGCCTCATCAAACCCTAGCCACACTCTCCAAAACTCATGGTCCAATAATGACCCTAAAACTAGGCCAAATAACCACCATAGTTATGTCCTCGTCACAAACCGCTAAGTCAGTCCTTCAAATCAACGACCAACATCTCTCTAACAGAACTGTCCGTGATGCAATGAGAGGTGCTAACCACCATAACTACAGTTTACCGTTCCTCCCTCTAAGTCAACGCTGGAAAGACCTAAGAAAAATCTGTAACAACTTATTATTCTCTAACAAAAACCTTGACTCCAATCAAACACTCAGACACAACAAGCTTCTAGAACTATCAAACGATATATACGAAAGTGCAGCGAAATTCGAAGCTGTTAATATCGGAAGATTAGCTTTTAAAACTACCATAAACATGTTGTCGAATACGATTTACTCAGTTGATTTGATTCCGTCGAGTGATAAAGCTGGTGAGTTTAAGGAGATAGTTACTAATATTATGAAGGAAGTTGGAAGAGCTAATGTTGCTGATTGTTTTCCTGTGTTGAAGATTTTGGATCCTGTTGGTATTAGAAGAAGAACCGGTGAGTATTTTGGGAAGTTGTTGGATGATTTTAGAGGGTTGGTTgatgaaaggttgaagatgagagagTTGAAGGGCTATTATGGTAAAAGTGATATGTTGGATACTATGCTTAATGATGAGAATAAAAATGGTGATAAGTACGAAGATAAGATTGAACGTTTATCAGTG GACTTATTTGTGGCAGGAACTGACACAGTGACTTCAACAGTAGAATGGGCAATGGCTGAATTACTTCACAACCCAAATGTTATGTCAAAAGCAAAATCAGAGATAAACCAACTTATTGGCAAAGGAAACTTAGTTCAAGAATCAGACATAGCAAATCTCCCTTACTTACAAGCAATAGTAAAAGAAACATTCAGATTACACCCAGCAGTTCCACTTTTACTACCAAGAAAAGCTGAAATTGATTTAGAGATAAATGGCTATAAAGTCCCAAAAGGTGCACAAGTGTTGGTGAATGTTTGGGCTATTGGGAGGGATCCAAGTTTATGGGACAATCCAAATGAGTTTTTACCTGAGAGATTTTTAGGGTCAGATATTGATTTTAAAGGTAGAAATTTTGAGTTGATACCTTTTGGTAGTGGGAGAAGAATTTGTCCTGGTTTACCTTTGGCTATAAGGGTGATGTTTTTGATGTTGGGTTTGtttattaattgttttgattGGGAACTTGAGGGTGGAATCAAACCTCAGGATATGAATATGGATGATAAATTTGGACTTACTTTGGAGAAAGCTCAACCTTTGCTAGCTGTTCCAATTAAAGTAAGCAATAGTTGA
- the LOC131600120 gene encoding endoglucanase 13-like, with product MLSLKMSLNNVLMSLSNVFIFILVCCSYMVQNVASDDYGTALTKSLLFFEGQRSGVLPKNQRLNWRGDSAVKDGQDVGMDLVGGYYDAGDNLKLGFPMAYTITMLSWSVIEFKDKLASKNELDNALYAIKWGTDFLIKAHPQPNVLYGENGDPDSDHQCWQRPEDMGTPRTSYKIDEQHPGSDLAAETAAAFASASIVFQSADSKYASTLLTHAQQLFDFANSHQGIYHESIPPAAKIYSSSGYKDELLWAAAWLHRATNLKQYLDYIGNSGDNGGVRSMFSWDDKYVGAQVLIAKLVLEGKVESSGIWAQYKANAEQFICSCLQKSNQNIQKTPGGLLWFLPWANNQYVTSATFAMSTYSQYLSSSKASLQCSGGAVSPSDLASFVKSQVDYILGSNPQKMSYMVGYGSNYPQQVHHRGASIVSFKNDSSPVGCKDGLDKWLNRNAPNPNVLEGAVVSPDQNDGFSDNRNNYQLGEPTTTSVAPLVGVLAFLA from the exons ATGTTGTCTCTCAAGATGTCATTAAACAATGTGCTGATGTCACTGAGCAATGTTTTCATTTTCATTCTTGTTTGTTGCTCTTATATGGTTCAAAATGTTGCTTCTGATGATTATGGAACAGCACTTACAAAAAGTTTATTGTTTTTTGAGGGTCAACGTTCTGGTGTGTTGCCTAAGAATCAAAGACTGAATTGGAGAGGAGATTCTGCAGTTAAAGATGGTCAAGATGTTGGG ATGGATCTGGTGGGAGGATACTATGACGCCGGAGACAATTTGAAACTTGGATTTCCAATGGCATATACCATAACAATGTTATCATGGAGTGTAATCGAGTTTAAGGACAAGCTTGCAAGTAAGAATGAGCTTGATAATGCATTATATGCCATAAAATGGGGAACCGATTTTTTGATAAAAGCGCATCCACAACCAAATGTGCTGTATGGAGAAAATGGTGATCCTGATTCAGATCATCAATGTTGGCAAAGACCAGAGGATATGGGAACAcctagaacttcttataagattGATGAACAACATCCTGGTTCTGATCTTGCTGCTGAAACTGCTGCTGCTTTCGCTTCTGCTTCCATTGTTTTTCAATCTGCGGACTCAAAATATGCATCCACATTGCTTACTCATGCACAACAA TTGTTTGATTTTGCAAACAGTCATCAAGGCATATACCATGAAAGTATCCCACCGGCTGCAAAAATATATTCCAGCAGTGGATATAAG GATGAATTACTTTGGGCAGCAGCATGGCTTCATCGTGCGACAAACTTGAAACAATACCTTGATTACATTGGAAATTCCGGTGACAATGGTGGTGTGAGATCAATGTTCAGTTGGGATGACAAGTATGTTGGTGCACAAGTTCTTATTGCAAAG CTTGTTTTAGAGGGAAAAGTAGAGTCTTCAGGAATTTGGGCTCAGTACAAAGCAAATGCAGAACAATTCATATGTTCATGTCTGCAAAAATCGAACCAAAACATACAGAAAACACCCGGAGGTTTATTATGGTTTCTACCATGGGCTAATAATCAATATGTTACTTCTGCTACATTTGCAATGTCCACTTACTCTCAATATTTATCTTCAAGTAAAGCATCCCTTCAATGTAGTGGTGGTGCTGTTTCTCCTTCTGATCTCGCGTCTTTTGTTAAATCACAAGTGGACTACATATTGGGTTCTAATCCACAAAAAATGAGTTACATGGTGGGATATGGCTCGAATTATCCACAACAAGTTCATCATAGAGGAGCGTCAATTGTGTCGTTTAAAAATGATAGTTCACCAGTTGGATGCAAAGACGGGCTTGACAAATGGTTAAATAGAAACGCACCGAATCCTAATGTATTGGAAGGTGCCGTTGTGAGTCCAGATCAAAATGATGGTTTTAGTGATAATAGGAATAATTATCAACTAGGAGAACCAACTACCACTTCTGTTGCACCTTTAGTTGGTGTTCTTGCTTTTCTAGCTTAA
- the LOC131598201 gene encoding endoglucanase 13-like — MIQNAASADYDYETALTKSLLFFEGQRSGVLPKNQRLNWRGNSAVKDGQDVGMDLTGGYYDAGDNLKLGFPMAYTITMLSWSVIEFKDKLASKNELDNALYAIKWGTNYLIKAHPEPNVLYGENGDPDSDHQCWERPEDMGTPRTSYKIDEQHPGSDLAAETAAAFASASIAFQSADSKYASTLLTHAQQLFDFANSHQGIYHDSIPPAAKIYSSSGYKDELLWAAAWLHRATNMKKYLDYIGNSGDNGGVRSMFSWDDKYVGAQILIAKLVLEGKVESSGIWGQYKSNAEQFICSCAQKSDKNIQKTPGGLLWFLQWANVQYVTSATFAMSTYSQYLSSKKASLQCSGGAVPPSDLASFVKSQVDYILGSNPQKMSYMVGYGSKYPQQVHHRGASIVSIKTDSSPVGCKDGLDKWLNRNAPNPNVLEGAVVSPDQNDGFSDNRNNYQLGEPTTTSVAPLVGVLAFLA; from the exons atgattcaaaatgcTGCTTCTGCTGATTATGATTATGAAACAGCACTTACAAAAAGTTTGTTGTTTTTTGAGGGTCAACGTTCAGGTGTATTGCCTAAGAATCAAAGACTGAATTGGAGAGGAAACTCTGCAGTTAAAGATGGTCAAGATGTTGGG ATGGACCTAACGGGAGGATACTATGATGCCGGAGACAACTTGAAACTTGGATTTCCAATGGCATATACCATAACAATGTTATCATGGAGTGTAATCGAGTTTAAGGACAAGCTTGCAAGTAAGAATGAGCTTGATAATGCATTATATGCCATAAAATGGGGAACAAACTATTTGATAAAAGCACATCCAGAACCAAATGTGTTGTATGGAGAAAATGGTGATCCTGATTCAGATCATCAATGTTGGGAAAGACCAGAGGATATGGGAACACCAAGGACTTCTTATAAGATTGATGAACAACATCCTGGTTCTGATCTTGCTGCTGAAACAGCTGCTGCTTTCGCTTCTGCTTCCATTGCTTTTCAATCTGCGGATTCAAAATATGCATCCACATTGCTTACTCATGCACAACAA CTGTTTGATTTTGCAAACAGTCATCAAGGCATATACCATGATAGTATCCCACCGGCTGCAAAAATATATTCCAGCAGTGGATATAAG GATGAACTACTTTGGGCAGCAGCATGGCTTCACCGCGCCACAAACATGAAAAAATACCTTGATTACATTGGAAATTCTGGTGACAATGGCGGTGTGAGATCAATGTTTAGTTGGGATGACAAGTATGTTGGTGCACAAATTCTTATTGCAAAG CTTGTTTTAGAGGGAAAAGTAGAGTCTTCAGGAATTTGGGGTCAATACAAATCAAATGCAGAACAATTCATATGTTCATGTGCACAAAAATcagacaaaaacatacagaaaaCACCAGGGGGTCTATTATGGTTTCTACAATGGGCTAATGTCCAATATGTTACTTCTGCTACATTTGCAATGTCCACTTACTCTCAATATTTATCTTCAAAAAAAGCATCCCTGCAATGTAGCGGCggtgctgttcctccttctgatCTCGCATCTTTTGTTAAATCTCAAGTGGACTACATATTGGGTTCTAATCCACAAAAAATGAGTTACATGGTAGGTTATGGATCAAAATATCCACAACAAGTTCATCATAGAGGAGCGTCAATTGTGTCGATTAAAACAGATAGTTCACCAGTTGGATGCAAAGACGGGCTTGACAAATGGTTAAATAGAAACGCACCGAATCCTAATGTATTAGAAGGTGCTGTTGTGAGTCCAGATCAGAATGACGGTTTTAGTGATAATAGGAATAATTATCAACTAGGAGAACCAACTACCACTTCTGTTGCACCTTTAGTTGGTGTTCTTGCTTTTCTAGCTTAA